The following are from one region of the Coturnix japonica isolate 7356 chromosome 23, Coturnix japonica 2.1, whole genome shotgun sequence genome:
- the IL22RA1 gene encoding interleukin-22 receptor subunit alpha-1 isoform X2, whose amino-acid sequence MSSINTIIGAPEVEYIPHVRSIRFLIHPPYTPLRGEDGHQLNIEDIYSKFSAVDYHLTLFNQRTHQKWIKNEHNKEFEVSNLDPDTEYNGTVHLYLLERSSKRQVFWVKTLPDNTWLFYCFVALGFCAGLVFAAIGYVTYKYVKQHGAQPMSLDFRGISSFQPLTLTVEHIIKPINLSKPSLLTPEAQFPQVGRCLDKPLEPPQPFHPSSGTYQQQANLSVFHGVHLLCSVSAAPAGYAPQTSEKSTANLPTTYGVCVDGTDHSNKNNFCPNQLPKEDLSDSSAGGKLISHMLGESSSHWNYKEQQPNVAPWASSAMRDSALVHGSPQQTQQLLLWNDGVESEDHLPQLLLPSMEQGGCYRQQAVKLPLLLSSVTADTDCVPEDECLSRPSAAPLLSVSTRNNLPGENTKWWESPHSVSHSENKVQFQETWEAEETPAAQELNCKELGSVVSPDTISEYSSGISFSTLFKDLNLKLLWDQADENTAFY is encoded by the exons ATGTCCAGTATAAACA CTATTATTGGAGCACCAGAAGTGGAGTATATTCCTCATGTACGGTCCATAAGGTTTCTTATACACCCCCCTTATACGCCGCTGAGAGGTGAGGATGGCCACCAGCTAAACATAGAGGACATTTACAGCAAATTCAGTGCTGTTGATTATCACTTAACACTATTCAACCAAAGGACACATCAAAAG tgGATAAAGAATGAGCATAACAAAGAATTTGAAGTTTCCAATCTGGACCCAGATACTGAGTATAACGGAACAGTGCATCTGTATCTCCTTGAACGAAGCAGCAAACGTCAAGTATTTTGGGTTAAAACACTGCCAG ATAACACATGGCTCTTCTACTGTTTTGTGGCCCTCGGATTCTGTGCCGGGCTGGTGTTTGCTGCTATTGGTTATGTGACCTATAAGTACGTCAAACAACACGGTGCACAGCCCATGTCTTTG GACTTCAGAGGGATCTCATCATTCCAGCCTCTAACTCTGACAGTGGAACACATTATAAAGCCTATAAATTTATCCAAACCTTCACTTCTCACCCCCGAAGCACAGTTCCCACAGGTAGGCCGATGTTTGGACAAACCACTGGAGCCACCACAGCCATTCCATCCATCATCAGGTACCTATCAGCAGCAAGCCAACCTATCAGTGTTCCATGGTGTGcatctgctgtgctcagtgagtgcagctcctgctggatATGCTCCTCAAACCTCTGAGAAAAGTACAGCCAACCTCCCCACGACCTACGGTGTGTGTGTCGATGGCACAGACCACAGCAACAAGAATAACTTCTGCCCGAACCAGTTACCAAAGGAAGATTTGTCAGATAGCTCTGCTGGTGGGAAGCTCATCAGTCATATGCTGggtgaaagcagcagccatTGGAATtacaaagagcagcagccaaaCGTGGCACCGTGGGCCAGCAGTGCCATGAGAGACTCAGCTCTTGTACATGGAAGCcctcagcaaacacagcaacTGCTATTGTGGAATGATGGGGTTGAAAGTGAAGATCatctgccacagctgctgctgccttcgATGGAGCAAGGAGGATGCTACAGACAACAGGCAGTAAAACTGCCACTGTTACTGTCTTCAGTGACAGCTGACACAGACTGTGTTCCAGAGGATGAATGCCTGTCACGGCCATCAGCAGCTCCGCTCCTCTCAGTCAGCACTAGGAACAACCTCCCTGGAGAGAACACAAAGTGGTGGGAGTCACCACATTCAGTGtcacattctgaaaataaagtgcAGTTTCAGGAAACTTGGGAAGCAGAGGagacaccagcagcacaggagtTAAACTGCAAGGAACTGGGCAGTGTTGTGTCCCCAGACACTATCTCAGAGTACAGCAGTGGCATTTCTTTCAGTACGCTGTTCAAAGACCTGAACTTAAAACTACTGTGGGATCAAGcagatgaaaacacagcattttattaA
- the IL22RA1 gene encoding interleukin-22 receptor subunit alpha-1 isoform X1 has product MKKLLVVLAVCSVVGTATTERSSCLKRVAFSSTNFENILTWETEADIPPGTVFDVQYKQYGEKAWLNKRECQSITQPFCNLTHETENFTEHYYARVRAVSRRCSSNWVCSERFEPRKETIIGAPEVEYIPHVRSIRFLIHPPYTPLRGEDGHQLNIEDIYSKFSAVDYHLTLFNQRTHQKWIKNEHNKEFEVSNLDPDTEYNGTVHLYLLERSSKRQVFWVKTLPDNTWLFYCFVALGFCAGLVFAAIGYVTYKYVKQHGAQPMSLDFRGISSFQPLTLTVEHIIKPINLSKPSLLTPEAQFPQVGRCLDKPLEPPQPFHPSSGTYQQQANLSVFHGVHLLCSVSAAPAGYAPQTSEKSTANLPTTYGVCVDGTDHSNKNNFCPNQLPKEDLSDSSAGGKLISHMLGESSSHWNYKEQQPNVAPWASSAMRDSALVHGSPQQTQQLLLWNDGVESEDHLPQLLLPSMEQGGCYRQQAVKLPLLLSSVTADTDCVPEDECLSRPSAAPLLSVSTRNNLPGENTKWWESPHSVSHSENKVQFQETWEAEETPAAQELNCKELGSVVSPDTISEYSSGISFSTLFKDLNLKLLWDQADENTAFY; this is encoded by the exons GCACTGCGACTACAGAGAGGTCGTCATGTCTGAAACGTGTGGCATTTTCTTCTACAAACTTTGAGAACATCCTAACATGGGAAACTGAAGCAGATATCCCTCCTGGAACTGTATTTGATGTCCAGTATAAACA GTATGGAGAGAAAGCCTGGCTTAACAAGCGGGAGTGCCAGAGCATCACACAGCCCTTCTGCAATCTCACTCATGAAACAGAGAACTTCACAGAGCATTACTACGCCAGGGTGAGGGCCGTCAGCCGCCGTTGCTCCTCCAACTGGGTGTGCTCAGAGAGATTTGAACCCAGAAAAGAGA CTATTATTGGAGCACCAGAAGTGGAGTATATTCCTCATGTACGGTCCATAAGGTTTCTTATACACCCCCCTTATACGCCGCTGAGAGGTGAGGATGGCCACCAGCTAAACATAGAGGACATTTACAGCAAATTCAGTGCTGTTGATTATCACTTAACACTATTCAACCAAAGGACACATCAAAAG tgGATAAAGAATGAGCATAACAAAGAATTTGAAGTTTCCAATCTGGACCCAGATACTGAGTATAACGGAACAGTGCATCTGTATCTCCTTGAACGAAGCAGCAAACGTCAAGTATTTTGGGTTAAAACACTGCCAG ATAACACATGGCTCTTCTACTGTTTTGTGGCCCTCGGATTCTGTGCCGGGCTGGTGTTTGCTGCTATTGGTTATGTGACCTATAAGTACGTCAAACAACACGGTGCACAGCCCATGTCTTTG GACTTCAGAGGGATCTCATCATTCCAGCCTCTAACTCTGACAGTGGAACACATTATAAAGCCTATAAATTTATCCAAACCTTCACTTCTCACCCCCGAAGCACAGTTCCCACAGGTAGGCCGATGTTTGGACAAACCACTGGAGCCACCACAGCCATTCCATCCATCATCAGGTACCTATCAGCAGCAAGCCAACCTATCAGTGTTCCATGGTGTGcatctgctgtgctcagtgagtgcagctcctgctggatATGCTCCTCAAACCTCTGAGAAAAGTACAGCCAACCTCCCCACGACCTACGGTGTGTGTGTCGATGGCACAGACCACAGCAACAAGAATAACTTCTGCCCGAACCAGTTACCAAAGGAAGATTTGTCAGATAGCTCTGCTGGTGGGAAGCTCATCAGTCATATGCTGggtgaaagcagcagccatTGGAATtacaaagagcagcagccaaaCGTGGCACCGTGGGCCAGCAGTGCCATGAGAGACTCAGCTCTTGTACATGGAAGCcctcagcaaacacagcaacTGCTATTGTGGAATGATGGGGTTGAAAGTGAAGATCatctgccacagctgctgctgccttcgATGGAGCAAGGAGGATGCTACAGACAACAGGCAGTAAAACTGCCACTGTTACTGTCTTCAGTGACAGCTGACACAGACTGTGTTCCAGAGGATGAATGCCTGTCACGGCCATCAGCAGCTCCGCTCCTCTCAGTCAGCACTAGGAACAACCTCCCTGGAGAGAACACAAAGTGGTGGGAGTCACCACATTCAGTGtcacattctgaaaataaagtgcAGTTTCAGGAAACTTGGGAAGCAGAGGagacaccagcagcacaggagtTAAACTGCAAGGAACTGGGCAGTGTTGTGTCCCCAGACACTATCTCAGAGTACAGCAGTGGCATTTCTTTCAGTACGCTGTTCAAAGACCTGAACTTAAAACTACTGTGGGATCAAGcagatgaaaacacagcattttattaA
- the IL22RA1 gene encoding interleukin-22 receptor subunit alpha-1 isoform X3: MKKLLVVLAVCSVVGTATTERSSCLKRVAFSSTNFENILTWETEADIPPGTVFDVQYKQYGEKAWLNKRECQSITQPFCNLTHETENFTEHYYARVRAVSRRCSSNWVCSERFEPRKETIIGAPEVEYIPHVRSIRFLIHPPYTPLRVDKE; this comes from the exons GCACTGCGACTACAGAGAGGTCGTCATGTCTGAAACGTGTGGCATTTTCTTCTACAAACTTTGAGAACATCCTAACATGGGAAACTGAAGCAGATATCCCTCCTGGAACTGTATTTGATGTCCAGTATAAACA GTATGGAGAGAAAGCCTGGCTTAACAAGCGGGAGTGCCAGAGCATCACACAGCCCTTCTGCAATCTCACTCATGAAACAGAGAACTTCACAGAGCATTACTACGCCAGGGTGAGGGCCGTCAGCCGCCGTTGCTCCTCCAACTGGGTGTGCTCAGAGAGATTTGAACCCAGAAAAGAGA CTATTATTGGAGCACCAGAAGTGGAGTATATTCCTCATGTACGGTCCATAAGGTTTCTTATACACCCCCCTTATACGCCGCTGAGAG tgGATAAAGAATGA